From Candidatus Methylomirabilota bacterium, the proteins below share one genomic window:
- the rpe gene encoding ribulose-phosphate 3-epimerase — protein MVKIAPAVLMVDYGRLAEEILAVEKEADLFQFDVMDGHFVPAISYGASLIRSLRPRTTVPFDVHLMVQYPERYITDFAKAGSDYLTVHAEVCPHLDRTIRQIKEAGVKAGVALNPSTPLEAVDPVIREVDLILLMSVNPGFGGQAFIAEVEQKVEQMRRRLDTLQIRCELEVDGGINVENCARIAKAGASILVVGSAVFQSPDPAATVREMKRMANPLP, from the coding sequence ATGGTCAAGATTGCACCAGCAGTCCTCATGGTAGATTATGGCCGTCTGGCCGAGGAGATCCTCGCCGTGGAGAAGGAGGCCGACCTGTTCCAATTCGACGTCATGGACGGCCACTTTGTCCCCGCGATCAGCTATGGGGCGAGCCTCATTCGGTCGCTGCGCCCACGGACGACGGTTCCCTTTGATGTCCACTTGATGGTGCAGTACCCGGAGCGGTACATCACCGACTTTGCCAAGGCCGGGAGCGACTACCTGACCGTCCACGCCGAGGTCTGTCCGCATCTGGACCGAACCATTCGGCAGATCAAGGAGGCGGGGGTAAAGGCCGGGGTGGCTCTGAATCCCTCCACCCCGCTCGAGGCCGTCGATCCTGTGATCCGGGAAGTGGACCTGATTCTCCTGATGTCGGTCAATCCCGGATTCGGGGGTCAGGCCTTTATCGCCGAAGTAGAGCAGAAGGTCGAGCAGATGCGGCGACGTCTGGACACGCTGCAGATCCGCTGCGAGCTCGAGGTGGATGGGGGGATCAATGTGGAAAACTGCGCCCGGATCGCCAAGGCTGGGGCCTCGATCCTGGTCGTCGGCTCGGCTGTGTTTCAGAGTCCCGATCCGGCCGCGACGGTCCGGGAGATGAAGCGCATGGCAAATCCGCTACCCTGA
- a CDS encoding PASTA domain-containing protein, translating to MKWLKRTLKVIGIGVGLVLLSVLSGYITMNIFLERDRIDVPVVIGLELKEAARQLREVGLQPRMAGEEYHAAFQKGTVIRQSPSGGSRILKNKQIRLTISKGSGETLIPDLVGRPLARVQRLLAEEGLVPANIGRVHASLPAGVVIAQDPPAGFPARRGSAVSLLISLGESERFFVMPDLVGQREEEAIAILREMGLEPKVTYEIFPDLAQRVVLQDPSFGARIKEKEQVTLVVGQ from the coding sequence ATGAAGTGGCTGAAGAGGACGCTGAAGGTCATCGGAATTGGGGTCGGTCTTGTGCTGCTGTCCGTCCTCTCCGGTTACATTACCATGAACATTTTCCTGGAGCGGGACAGGATCGATGTTCCGGTCGTTATTGGGTTGGAGCTGAAGGAAGCAGCCCGCCAGCTGAGAGAGGTGGGGCTTCAGCCGCGGATGGCCGGTGAGGAGTACCACGCTGCCTTCCAGAAAGGAACGGTGATCCGTCAGAGTCCGTCGGGTGGATCCCGCATCCTGAAGAATAAACAGATCCGTCTCACCATCAGTAAGGGGAGCGGCGAGACGTTAATCCCGGACCTGGTGGGTCGGCCCCTCGCTCGCGTCCAGCGGTTGTTGGCGGAGGAGGGCTTGGTGCCTGCCAACATTGGCCGCGTGCATGCTTCGTTGCCTGCAGGCGTGGTGATCGCGCAGGATCCCCCTGCGGGCTTCCCCGCCCGACGAGGGAGTGCCGTAAGCCTGTTGATCAGTCTGGGGGAATCAGAACGGTTCTTTGTGATGCCCGATCTCGTCGGGCAACGGGAGGAAGAGGCTATCGCGATCCTGAGGGAGATGGGCCTTGAACCGAAGGTGACCTATGAAATCTTCCCCGATCTGGCCCAACGGGTGGTGCTTCAAGATCCCTCCTTTGGGGCCCGGATCAAGGAGAAAGAGCAGGTGACACTCGTGGTTGGCCAATAG
- a CDS encoding DUF4382 domain-containing protein, with translation MSCAVEKGRRRNGKRLGLGPLLWGLVAVLLFGGAVACSAETQHASDRGQLEVRVKDHREAIADFRRLEFDISQIGIQGALRPQASAWLLFAPSRRNVDLTQLVGGKYAVLLTEDAPAARYRWIRFDLEGVQGVLKNGRRPHMKVFDDPVAYPFRIVSGKRTVLTIDLIVVDVSEHPGKDYELHIRDASAQIVEATRS, from the coding sequence ATGAGCTGCGCGGTAGAAAAGGGTAGGCGGCGAAATGGAAAGCGATTGGGACTCGGACCTCTCTTATGGGGACTGGTGGCTGTCTTGCTGTTCGGCGGAGCAGTCGCTTGCAGTGCCGAGACCCAGCATGCCTCGGATCGTGGGCAGCTCGAGGTCAGGGTAAAGGACCACCGTGAGGCCATCGCGGACTTTCGCCGCCTGGAGTTTGACATATCTCAGATCGGGATCCAGGGCGCGCTGCGGCCCCAGGCGAGCGCGTGGTTGCTTTTTGCGCCCTCAAGGAGGAACGTCGACCTGACACAGCTCGTCGGCGGGAAATATGCCGTTCTCCTCACGGAAGATGCTCCGGCCGCGCGGTATCGATGGATCAGGTTCGACCTCGAAGGGGTACAGGGGGTCCTGAAGAATGGACGGAGGCCACACATGAAGGTCTTTGACGACCCCGTCGCTTATCCTTTTCGCATCGTCTCAGGGAAGAGGACTGTTTTGACGATCGACCTCATCGTCGTAGATGTAAGCGAACACCCAGGGAAAGATTACGAACTCCACATCCGGGACGCCTCAGCCCAGATCGTTGAGGCGACCCGTTCTTAA
- a CDS encoding c-type cytochrome gives MPRIPRGLTLMTLALLIWSNQPQIAYAAGGHQHKQSPMAQEETPVAPIRITMEDLHQAGGVPKGWKFNIPEGDADAGRKVYIGMECYTCHRIAGEKFPEVRPEERKPGPDLTGMGAHHPRDYFAEAVLNPNAMILTDEPGYLGKDGLSIMPDYNDTLTIKQWIDLATYLKSLRGG, from the coding sequence ATGCCCAGAATTCCAAGAGGCTTGACTTTGATGACACTGGCCCTGCTCATCTGGAGCAATCAACCACAAATTGCCTACGCCGCCGGAGGCCACCAGCATAAGCAGTCGCCCATGGCCCAGGAGGAAACACCCGTCGCCCCCATTCGAATCACAATGGAGGACCTGCACCAGGCGGGCGGCGTTCCCAAGGGGTGGAAGTTCAACATCCCAGAGGGGGATGCAGATGCGGGACGAAAAGTCTATATCGGGATGGAGTGCTACACCTGCCACCGGATTGCCGGAGAGAAATTCCCAGAGGTGAGGCCAGAAGAGAGGAAACCCGGGCCTGACTTGACCGGCATGGGAGCCCATCACCCCAGAGACTACTTCGCCGAAGCGGTTCTCAATCCCAATGCGATGATCCTCACCGACGAACCCGGATATCTGGGCAAGGATGGCCTCTCCATCATGCCCGACTATAACGATACCCTGACCATTAAGCAATGGATTGACCTCGCGACGTACCTCAAGAGCCTCCGGGGCGGATGA
- a CDS encoding M23 family metallopeptidase, which yields MLRGERGTVVKRTLFSLPVCFLLLAGPLTWAGTLEVDLPERRLSQGDLHGLSVTAPEPLTWLHARFRGLSLPVRAEKGKYTVLLAVDLETAPGTYPLEFEAQGTSGSRYRESVRITVADGRFPVQRLTLPKGMVDLDAKTLDRVRRDQKAIAGIWKKWQAGPYWWQAFVPPLEGTPDVTSEFGLRRILNGRPRNPHSGVDFRASLGTPVRASNGGLVVYTGELFFNGKSVILHHGGGLFTMYFHLQGYRVETGQEVAKGEVLGWVGATGRATGPHLHWGANLRGVRFDPRGLLMLSLP from the coding sequence ATGCTAAGGGGCGAGCGCGGGACAGTGGTGAAGCGAACACTATTCAGCCTCCCTGTGTGTTTCTTGCTGCTGGCAGGGCCCCTGACATGGGCAGGAACGCTGGAGGTCGATCTCCCCGAGCGCCGACTCTCGCAAGGGGATCTTCATGGCCTGAGCGTCACAGCCCCGGAGCCGCTCACCTGGCTTCACGCTCGCTTCCGCGGGCTCAGCCTGCCCGTGCGCGCCGAGAAAGGGAAGTATACGGTCCTGCTAGCGGTGGATCTCGAAACCGCACCCGGCACGTATCCATTAGAGTTCGAGGCCCAGGGGACATCAGGTAGTCGGTACCGCGAAAGCGTTCGGATCACCGTGGCGGATGGCCGCTTTCCCGTGCAGCGACTCACGCTCCCTAAAGGGATGGTGGACCTCGATGCGAAGACCCTCGATCGTGTCCGCCGCGATCAGAAAGCGATAGCAGGGATCTGGAAGAAGTGGCAGGCGGGCCCGTACTGGTGGCAGGCGTTTGTTCCTCCCCTTGAAGGAACGCCTGATGTGACGAGCGAATTTGGGCTTCGGCGAATCCTCAACGGTCGACCGAGGAATCCCCACAGCGGTGTTGATTTCCGGGCCTCGCTCGGGACACCGGTACGGGCCAGTAACGGGGGATTGGTGGTCTACACGGGTGAGCTGTTCTTCAATGGCAAGTCAGTGATCCTGCATCATGGCGGTGGCCTGTTCACGATGTACTTTCACCTACAGGGATATCGGGTAGAGACCGGCCAAGAGGTCGCCAAAGGCGAAGTCCTCGGATGGGTCGGGGCAACCGGTCGAGCCACCGGCCCCCATCTCCACTGGGGCGCAAACCTTCGGGGGGTGCGCTTTGATCCCCGAGGGCTGCTCATGCTCTCTCTCCCCTAA